In Granulicatella elegans, one genomic interval encodes:
- a CDS encoding DeoR/GlpR family DNA-binding transcription regulator — MKVQKRQEEILKILSEVPISTIQNLANELAVSAETIRKDLKQLADEDKIIQTHGGVVLKGKKTSYFPFDYRVKISASKKIKIGKEASKLIEFGDTIFLESSTTCLALVQELCQRKEILNSLTIVTNSLSIVVLLEKEEVSSKVLFVGGWIDFSQHSTNGFMAMNFLEKVYVNKTFISGAALSRDLMVTGYYEQDILLQRKMMEHAEQNILMVDEKKYPKQGFLQLAQMSEFDYVVSDIAFGKEVVESIQYNNEKLEKICHIITAD; from the coding sequence ATGAAAGTACAAAAAAGACAAGAAGAAATATTAAAAATTTTATCAGAAGTCCCTATATCAACTATTCAAAATTTAGCAAATGAATTAGCAGTCTCTGCTGAGACAATACGAAAAGATTTAAAACAGTTGGCTGATGAAGATAAAATTATACAAACACATGGTGGGGTTGTGTTAAAAGGAAAAAAGACAAGTTATTTCCCATTTGATTACCGTGTTAAGATTAGTGCTTCAAAGAAAATAAAAATTGGTAAAGAAGCTAGCAAATTAATTGAATTTGGAGATACTATTTTCTTAGAAAGTAGTACTACTTGTTTAGCTTTAGTACAGGAATTATGTCAAAGAAAAGAAATATTAAATAGTTTAACAATAGTAACTAACTCACTTAGTATAGTAGTTTTATTAGAAAAAGAGGAAGTTAGTTCAAAAGTACTTTTTGTTGGAGGATGGATAGATTTTTCACAACATTCTACAAATGGTTTTATGGCGATGAATTTTTTAGAAAAAGTATATGTAAATAAAACATTTATTTCAGGAGCTGCTCTAAGTAGAGATTTAATGGTAACTGGTTATTATGAACAAGATATTTTGTTACAAAGAAAAATGATGGAGCATGCTGAACAAAATATATTGATGGTAGATGAAAAAAAATATCCAAAACAAGGTTTTCTTCAATTAGCTCAAATGAGTGAATTTGATTATGTAGTTTCAGATATTGCATTTGGTAAAGAGGTTGTTGAGAGTATTCAATACAATAACGAAAAATTAGAAAAAATTTGCCACATAATTACAGCAGATTAA
- a CDS encoding putative DNA-binding protein produces MEIEKTTHMNLLLEFYGKLLTEKQLGYMELYYGEDYSLGEIAEEFEVSRQAVYDNIRRSAQLLEDYEQELHLVNDFYKRQAIYDGIEQHIKEHYPNDYQLQQLMTDLQEMNK; encoded by the coding sequence ATGGAAATTGAAAAGACAACTCATATGAATTTGTTGTTAGAATTTTATGGCAAACTTTTGACTGAAAAACAACTAGGATATATGGAATTATATTACGGGGAAGATTATTCTCTTGGAGAAATTGCAGAAGAATTCGAGGTTAGTCGACAAGCCGTATATGATAATATTAGACGATCTGCTCAATTATTAGAAGATTACGAACAGGAACTACATTTAGTAAATGATTTTTATAAAAGACAAGCTATCTATGATGGAATTGAACAGCATATCAAAGAACATTATCCAAATGATTATCAATTGCAACAATTGATGACAGACTTACAAGAAATGAATAAATAA